A stretch of Abyssogena phaseoliformis symbiont OG214 DNA encodes these proteins:
- the sat gene encoding sulfate adenylyltransferase, protein MSKLVPPHGSDTLKPLALEGSALAAELERAKLLPKVNCSSREVGDIIMMGIGGFTPLEGFMGKADWQSVCDNMTIESGLFWPIPITLSTDSEDVNQGDEVALVNGETDEIIAIMAISEKYSIDKTHECNIVYKTTEMAHPGVVMVMAQGKYNLAGSIKVLSDGGFPEKYSNLYMTPMETRAYFDDKGWKTVAAFQTRNPMHRSHEYLAKIAVEICDGVMIHSVLGGLKVDDIPADVRSEAISVLIENYFVDNTILQSGYPLDMRYAGPREALLHALFRQNYGCSHLIVGRDHAGVDDYYGPFDAHNIFDEIADDALVTKALKIDWTFWCQKCGGMSSMKTCPHNAEDRVLLSGTKVRKMLSDGEDLPETFSRPEVAKVLQAYYAGIKDEDKVEIKLSGHSAK, encoded by the coding sequence ATGTCAAAACTGGTCCCACCACATGGCAGTGACACATTAAAGCCATTAGCACTAGAAGGTAGCGCTTTAGCAGCTGAGTTAGAAAGAGCAAAATTACTACCAAAAGTTAACTGTTCTTCAAGAGAAGTAGGCGACATCATTATGATGGGTATTGGCGGCTTCACACCGTTAGAAGGCTTTATGGGCAAGGCAGATTGGCAAAGTGTTTGTGATAATATGACCATAGAAAGCGGCTTATTTTGGCCAATTCCTATTACCCTATCTACTGATAGTGAAGATGTTAATCAGGGCGATGAAGTTGCTTTGGTCAATGGTGAGACGGATGAAATTATTGCAATCATGGCTATCAGTGAAAAGTATTCAATTGATAAAACTCATGAGTGCAATATTGTTTATAAAACAACTGAGATGGCGCATCCAGGGGTTGTCATGGTAATGGCTCAAGGCAAATACAATCTTGCTGGCTCTATCAAGGTATTGTCAGATGGTGGTTTTCCTGAAAAGTATAGTAATTTATATATGACCCCAATGGAAACTCGTGCTTATTTTGATGATAAAGGTTGGAAGACAGTTGCAGCATTTCAAACACGCAATCCAATGCACCGTTCACATGAATACTTAGCTAAGATTGCAGTGGAGATTTGTGACGGCGTTATGATTCACTCAGTATTAGGCGGTCTTAAGGTTGATGATATTCCTGCTGATGTGCGTTCAGAAGCAATTTCAGTATTAATCGAAAACTATTTTGTAGACAATACCATCCTACAATCTGGCTATCCATTAGACATGCGTTATGCAGGTCCTCGTGAGGCATTATTACACGCATTATTCAGACAAAACTATGGTTGTTCGCACCTGATTGTTGGTCGTGACCATGCTGGTGTTGATGATTATTACGGCCCATTTGATGCCCATAACATTTTTGATGAGATTGCTGATGACGCATTGGTGACAAAAGCGCTAAAGATTGACTGGACATTCTGGTGTCAGAAATGTGGCGGCATGTCTTCAATGAAAACTTGTCCTCATAATGCAGAAGATCGTGTATTGCTTTCAGGTACTAAAGTTCGTAAGATGCTTTCTGATGGTGAAGATTTGCCAGAGACTTTTTCTCGTCCTGAAGTAGCCAAAGTTTTACAAGCCTATTATGCAGGTATTAAGGATGAAGACAAAGTAGAAATTAAGTTGAGTGGACACTCGGCAAAATAA
- the argS gene encoding arginine--tRNA ligase: MKEQLQKILKQALNSLVNEGVLESAPESIRIDYSKDKTQGDFASNIAMVLAKRSELIPKVLAQKIIDNLGDNTQIDQVQIAGPGFINFFISQDENVQIIEQIINQAEHYGKADVGKGQRILLEFVSANPTGPLHVGHGRGAVYGATVANLLRAVGFEVDNEYYVNDAGRQMDILATSVYLRYVETEQFPDNGYKGDYIFDIAKKISGVKKFDIFDGVCKDEKNGGDKEKHIDDLIANCKSQLGHDYKKIFDLAINNILSGIKIDLAEFGVEYQQWFSEQSLVDSGLSKETVKKLQDSGYIYEKEGALWFKTTDFGDDLDRVVVRENGMHTYFASDIAYHLEKFERGYDKIINIWGADHHGYIARVKASIEALNHNPDKLEILLVQFVNLYRGDEKASMSTRSGSFITLEELREEVGNDAVRFFYILRKSEQHMDFDLDLAKSKSNENPVFYIQYAHARICSVLKQGKPSMVDIDLSVLNNESEILLIKELNRYKDILQSSALNYEPHMLAHYLRDLAGDFHSYYNNCEFLVNDDKLRNSRLLLITAVKQILVNGLSLLGVSSPEKM, translated from the coding sequence ATGAAAGAACAATTACAAAAAATATTAAAGCAAGCTCTAAACTCGTTAGTGAATGAGGGCGTGCTTGAGAGCGCGCCTGAGAGTATTCGTATTGACTATTCCAAGGACAAAACCCAAGGAGATTTTGCCTCAAATATTGCCATGGTTTTGGCAAAGCGATCAGAGCTGATTCCGAAAGTATTAGCACAAAAAATTATTGATAATTTGGGTGACAATACGCAAATTGATCAAGTGCAAATTGCAGGTCCTGGGTTTATTAACTTTTTTATTTCTCAAGATGAAAACGTGCAGATAATTGAGCAGATTATTAATCAAGCAGAGCACTATGGAAAAGCGGACGTGGGTAAAGGTCAGCGCATATTGTTGGAGTTTGTATCTGCCAATCCAACTGGCCCACTTCATGTGGGGCATGGTCGCGGGGCGGTATATGGGGCAACAGTTGCTAATCTTTTGCGTGCAGTAGGGTTTGAAGTTGACAATGAATATTATGTGAATGATGCAGGTCGGCAGATGGATATTTTGGCGACTTCAGTTTACTTGCGTTATGTTGAAACTGAGCAATTTCCAGATAATGGTTACAAGGGTGATTATATCTTTGATATTGCTAAAAAAATTAGTGGTGTAAAAAAGTTTGATATTTTCGATGGTGTTTGCAAGGATGAGAAAAACGGTGGCGACAAAGAAAAGCATATTGACGATTTGATTGCTAATTGTAAGTCTCAATTAGGGCATGATTACAAAAAAATCTTTGATTTGGCGATTAATAATATTTTGAGTGGTATTAAAATTGATTTGGCTGAGTTCGGTGTTGAATATCAGCAGTGGTTTTCTGAACAGTCTTTAGTGGATAGTGGCTTAAGTAAAGAAACCGTGAAAAAACTACAGGATTCAGGATACATTTATGAAAAAGAAGGCGCGCTTTGGTTTAAAACCACCGATTTTGGCGATGATTTAGACCGTGTAGTGGTTCGGGAAAATGGGATGCACACTTATTTTGCCTCCGATATTGCCTACCATCTTGAAAAGTTTGAACGTGGTTATGACAAAATTATCAACATTTGGGGTGCTGACCACCATGGTTATATTGCTAGGGTTAAAGCCTCGATTGAAGCGCTTAATCACAATCCTGATAAGTTAGAAATCTTATTGGTGCAGTTTGTTAACCTATATCGAGGCGATGAGAAAGCTTCCATGTCAACCCGCAGCGGTTCGTTTATTACTTTGGAAGAGTTGCGTGAAGAGGTGGGCAATGATGCGGTACGTTTTTTCTATATTTTGCGCAAATCAGAACAACACATGGATTTTGACCTAGATTTAGCCAAATCAAAAAGCAATGAGAATCCAGTGTTTTATATTCAATATGCTCATGCACGTATTTGCTCAGTCTTAAAACAAGGCAAGCCCTCTATGGTGGATATTGATTTGTCGGTATTAAACAATGAATCAGAGATCTTATTAATTAAAGAGCTTAATCGTTATAAAGACATCTTACAATCATCTGCGCTTAACTACGAGCCACATATGCTGGCGCATTATTTACGTGATTTGGCGGGCGACTTCCACAGTTATTACAATAATTGCGAGTTTTTAGTGAATGACGACAAACTGAGAAACTCAAGATTATTGCTTATTACAGCAGTGAAACAAATATTGGTAAATGGATTGAGTCTTTTAGGCGTGTCTAGCCCTGAAAAAATGTAA
- the lptC gene encoding LPS export ABC transporter periplasmic protein LptC, translated as MVLLLSSFSTPKDKKQTLLIQNQTTSKEATYLEKIDNFSLQEFDAKAQLSHLVKAKSYFSFKNSPALLIEPEVIFYDEKGLKDYVLNSKRAHYTDSGEIKFKGEVGVQSSNGLSHKINTEELLVGIKTSDLISKKPVTYLGENIKIIAQGMHMYAKDDTMKLTGYTKINQDSGQQILTKDLYIDQSKGQKYYYSNNKTTYLTKKNKIYASGVDMDRQKQVIQLLGKVKIVQDSGSEINTKNLTIDQSNGLEVYRTKEKIHYQSNIADIHAFGMNYDVTEQKIKLTGGVVGRYE; from the coding sequence ATGGTGTTATTATTGTCTTCATTTTCCACACCAAAGGATAAAAAACAAACACTATTAATACAAAATCAAACAACTTCCAAAGAAGCGACTTATCTTGAAAAAATTGATAACTTTTCCTTGCAAGAATTTGATGCTAAAGCGCAATTGTCACATCTTGTCAAAGCTAAAAGCTATTTTAGTTTTAAAAATTCTCCAGCATTGTTAATCGAACCAGAAGTAATATTTTATGATGAAAAAGGCCTTAAAGATTATGTGTTAAATTCTAAGCGCGCTCATTATACCGACAGCGGTGAAATTAAATTTAAAGGTGAAGTGGGTGTTCAATCTAGCAATGGACTTAGTCATAAAATAAATACAGAAGAGTTATTAGTCGGTATTAAAACCAGTGACCTGATAAGTAAAAAACCAGTGACTTATTTGGGTGAAAATATCAAAATTATTGCCCAAGGTATGCATATGTATGCTAAGGATGATACAATGAAACTAACAGGTTATACCAAAATTAACCAAGACAGTGGGCAACAAATTTTAACCAAAGATTTGTACATCGATCAATCCAAAGGTCAAAAGTATTATTATTCAAACAATAAAACCACTTATCTAACCAAGAAAAATAAAATCTATGCCAGTGGTGTTGATATGGATAGACAAAAACAAGTGATACAACTATTAGGCAAGGTGAAAATTGTACAAGATTCTGGCTCTGAGATTAATACCAAAAACCTAACCATTGATCAGTCTAATGGTTTAGAAGTGTACCGAACTAAGGAGAAAATACATTACCAATCTAACATTGCTGATATTCATGCTTTTGGCATGAATTATGATGTAACTGAGCAAAAAATTAAGTTGACGGGTGGTGTGGTAGGGCGTTATGAATAA
- the thiE gene encoding thiamine phosphate synthase has translation MEIVRNKLRLNWKLAMVFNRKISNIYAITLNTSLNYTLIKRVIIEHRISILQYRRKINDDNIKLKEAYALRLLCLEHNTLFIINDDINLAEKVHADGVHLGKNDSSIQQARQQLGDATIIGVSCYDNIDLALQAQNQGANYVAFGALFDSNTKPDAPHCPLSLITKAKQILHIPIIGIGGIDFHNQQQAFDAGCNAVAMINTLFKSRH, from the coding sequence ATGGAAATTGTACGTAATAAATTACGCCTTAATTGGAAACTAGCCATGGTGTTTAATAGAAAAATATCAAATATTTATGCCATAACGCTCAACACTTCTCTTAATTATACTCTAATAAAACGGGTCATTATTGAACACCGGATTAGTATACTCCAATATCGACGTAAAATTAACGACGACAATATTAAACTCAAAGAGGCATATGCATTACGTCTTTTGTGCTTAGAACACAACACTTTATTTATCATTAACGATGACATTAATCTGGCAGAGAAAGTCCATGCTGATGGAGTGCATTTAGGCAAGAATGATAGTTCAATACAACAAGCAAGGCAACAATTAGGCGATGCTACTATTATTGGCGTGTCTTGCTATGATAATATCGATTTAGCACTTCAAGCTCAAAATCAAGGTGCTAATTATGTCGCTTTTGGTGCACTATTTGACTCCAACACCAAACCTGACGCACCACATTGCCCACTTAGTTTGATCACAAAAGCCAAACAAATATTACACATACCCATTATTGGCATTGGTGGCATTGACTTTCATAACCAGCAGCAAGCGTTTGATGCTGGCTGTAATGCAGTCGCAATGATCAACACTTTGTTTAAAAGTCGCCACTAG
- a CDS encoding adenylylsulfate reductase, protein MIDINSTPIASLLAEGISYADMQMYVVTMIALVVVMTALDLLHKKSATYFFNVTAKAEKDLAAGDAPCSLGKEEGRLKVLSAGDKVKILSSTIVVDVATAGEFSNGLRRLVHILTMWGFILFNASTAIIIFGAQETQILAQVWNISAIMLFIGTFWYWFGFKVDSQAEGYSWTRIVIKKDMFSLSLMATSVTALGWNIYGGGTGVWFILVLFATASLFGGVYWSKFSHMFFKPAAAYNKRIIKANGTNENLPHETRDDVWQQNRYSMELLKDAPMNMGLGIKREAPKHY, encoded by the coding sequence ATGATCGATATCAATTCAACACCAATTGCTAGTTTATTAGCAGAAGGTATTTCATACGCAGACATGCAAATGTATGTAGTCACTATGATTGCCCTAGTGGTTGTTATGACAGCGCTAGATTTGTTACATAAGAAAAGTGCAACTTACTTTTTTAATGTAACGGCAAAAGCTGAAAAAGATTTAGCCGCAGGTGATGCACCATGTTCATTGGGCAAAGAAGAAGGCAGGCTTAAGGTATTAAGCGCTGGTGATAAAGTAAAGATATTATCAAGTACGATTGTAGTAGATGTTGCAACAGCTGGTGAATTTAGCAATGGACTTCGTAGATTGGTACATATCCTAACCATGTGGGGTTTCATTCTTTTTAACGCCTCAACTGCTATTATTATTTTTGGTGCACAAGAGACTCAGATATTAGCACAAGTATGGAATATTAGCGCAATCATGTTATTTATTGGTACATTTTGGTACTGGTTTGGCTTCAAAGTAGATAGCCAAGCGGAAGGTTATTCATGGACAAGAATTGTTATTAAAAAAGACATGTTTAGTTTGTCATTAATGGCAACTTCAGTAACTGCACTAGGTTGGAACATCTACGGTGGCGGTACTGGCGTGTGGTTTATCTTAGTTCTTTTTGCGACTGCATCCCTATTTGGCGGCGTATATTGGTCTAAATTTTCTCATATGTTCTTTAAGCCTGCTGCTGCATATAATAAGCGCATTATCAAAGCTAATGGCACAAACGAGAACTTGCCTCACGAGACAAGAGACGATGTGTGGCAACAAAACAGATATTCAATGGAGCTTCTAAAAGACGCACCAATGAATATGGGCCTTGGTATTAAGCGTGAAGCACCTAAGCACTACTAA
- the lptA gene encoding lipopolysaccharide transport periplasmic protein LptA: MNKALLICLLILSGRAIALVIDGSKSIEVSANMVVIDERKNISTYIGKASIAQGSLILNAEIIQLFSNQQSVIKIIAKGTHKQLAHYQQNQPNQSRFIEARALNITYLIEQELVHLKGRAHLVQGFDSFSGGTLDYDIKNDKIIISMLKDGTQRVRFKIKL; encoded by the coding sequence ATGAATAAAGCCCTTCTAATATGTTTATTGATATTGTCTGGTCGTGCAATCGCTTTAGTGATTGACGGCTCTAAGTCTATAGAAGTTAGCGCTAATATGGTTGTGATTGACGAGAGAAAAAATATAAGCACTTACATAGGCAAGGCCAGTATTGCTCAGGGTTCTCTTATTTTAAACGCTGAAATCATACAATTATTTAGCAATCAACAAAGTGTTATTAAAATTATTGCCAAAGGCACCCACAAACAACTTGCGCATTACCAACAAAATCAACCAAACCAGTCTCGCTTTATAGAGGCGCGAGCACTTAATATAACTTATTTAATCGAACAAGAACTCGTACATCTTAAGGGTAGGGCGCATCTAGTACAAGGGTTTGATTCTTTTAGTGGTGGCACACTTGATTATGATATTAAGAATGACAAGATAATCATCAGTATGTTAAAAGATGGTACACAAAGAGTTCGATTTAAAATCAAACTTTAA
- a CDS encoding UvrD-helicase domain-containing protein — protein MNDQTQRRQALDVSQSFIVQAPAGSGKTELLTQRYLKLLSVSASPESVIAMTFTKKAVSELTTRVIESLKLVQGNRPKELHKQITYDLALKVLEKSKILDWQLLNTPERFKISTIDGLSSLIISRYPSKNQLVPKQIIAQNWARNDVYLQAAKQTLLAIDEPEYQNSIESVLLYLDNNVNKFYRLITDMLAKRDQWLLKLYQHGALNIKTLRLSSERVITQHLQLLKNEAKHHLDGAFFDLLKYNIQSKFSQIQALPNTSIGCLDVWANIADLLLDGKSKKNNKWRKSVNTNNGFPAEVKAQKDEFIKFLNHFQGKDNFKDLLFETFNLPDVDFSTNQINALQDIAQVLKLAVAQLNVLFDVNQTHDFIQVALDADQALDEHQVSDIALFLDNKVQHILIDEFQDTSATQFSLLEKLIVNWQVGDGKTLFLVGDPMQSIYLFRQSQVGLFLQVRTQGIANIKPEFLQLSTNFRSSKSVVEGNNKIFSKIFPQQEDAFKGAIKYEHSQANSIDKGENAINFYPFAHKCYDFEAQKVLEIIQSNPTKEIAILVRNRSHLGNIVPVLKRANIQFEALRTSPLKEDLFTRDLLSLTRALKHLADKLAWLAILRAPWCGLLLEDLLVLSQQDGCVIFDLIQDEQVLQDLSENGQLRVRNFAHVLRDIVNQQSRFSFTKVLEFAINQLAPQDSLSVKQSMIKAQFLQIIHDCESAQQLDIETINQMLGELYAPSVNARIKLMTIHEAKGLEFELVIIPGLGKAPQNNKPPIIHLQEFSNQSLLLAPIRSYTQLDDSHTYTYLKHIALQQNKFETMRLLYVAMTRAKFEIHLLGTLNKSNQASSNTFLKLLAPIFQHQFDKLKLSTTEDNQQPVQAPELVRYIKPLEYDNLPDESKEKMDFQLSVDLQYKSLLGTLLHQYYEDGLFSPEKQSIRARLMECGVGNMDIDSHIDFIVNMLNLTKQDKHFSWLFKQRTSTQVEAEFISDKCSVIIDRLFIDEDILWIIDFKTTRQTNDESIAQFIQSQKTKHTKQLLSYKVVLSACYSMEIKCALYCPAVQELIEID, from the coding sequence GTGAATGACCAAACACAAAGGCGACAAGCATTAGACGTTAGTCAATCTTTTATCGTTCAAGCGCCTGCGGGTTCGGGGAAAACAGAGTTATTAACGCAGCGTTATTTGAAATTGTTATCAGTGAGTGCTTCGCCTGAAAGTGTGATTGCAATGACCTTTACTAAAAAGGCGGTGAGTGAGTTGACCACTCGGGTGATTGAGTCTCTAAAATTAGTCCAAGGCAATCGACCAAAAGAGTTACATAAGCAAATTACTTATGACTTGGCTCTTAAAGTATTAGAAAAATCCAAGATACTTGATTGGCAATTATTAAACACGCCTGAGCGGTTTAAAATCTCAACGATTGATGGTCTGTCAAGTTTGATTATCAGTCGTTATCCAAGTAAGAATCAACTAGTACCCAAGCAAATCATAGCGCAAAACTGGGCAAGAAATGATGTTTATCTTCAAGCTGCGAAGCAAACATTATTGGCAATTGATGAGCCTGAATATCAAAATAGCATTGAGTCGGTGCTGTTATATTTGGATAATAATGTTAATAAGTTTTATCGTTTGATTACGGATATGCTGGCTAAGCGTGATCAGTGGCTTTTGAAGTTGTACCAGCATGGCGCGCTTAATATTAAAACCTTGCGGTTGAGTTCTGAAAGGGTGATTACACAGCACCTACAGTTGTTAAAAAATGAGGCTAAGCACCACCTTGATGGTGCTTTTTTTGACTTATTAAAATATAATATTCAATCTAAATTTTCGCAAATACAGGCACTGCCAAATACAAGTATTGGGTGCTTAGATGTATGGGCAAATATAGCAGACCTATTGCTTGATGGTAAAAGCAAAAAAAACAATAAGTGGCGTAAAAGTGTTAATACGAACAATGGATTTCCAGCTGAAGTGAAAGCACAAAAAGACGAGTTTATTAAATTTTTAAACCATTTTCAAGGTAAAGATAATTTTAAAGATTTGTTATTTGAGACATTTAACTTGCCCGATGTTGATTTTTCAACCAATCAAATTAATGCCCTCCAAGACATTGCACAAGTATTAAAGTTGGCTGTTGCTCAATTAAATGTTTTGTTTGATGTTAATCAAACGCATGATTTTATTCAGGTTGCCTTGGATGCAGATCAGGCTTTAGATGAGCATCAAGTCAGTGATATTGCACTATTCTTGGACAACAAAGTCCAGCATATTTTGATTGATGAGTTTCAAGACACCTCAGCTACGCAGTTTTCTTTATTAGAAAAGTTGATTGTTAATTGGCAAGTAGGCGATGGTAAAACACTGTTTTTAGTGGGCGACCCCATGCAGTCTATTTACTTATTTCGGCAATCTCAGGTGGGCTTGTTTTTACAGGTTCGGACGCAAGGCATTGCCAATATTAAGCCTGAATTTTTACAACTGAGTACTAATTTTCGCTCCTCTAAATCTGTGGTTGAAGGTAATAATAAAATATTTTCAAAGATATTTCCTCAGCAGGAAGATGCCTTTAAGGGTGCAATTAAGTATGAACATTCACAGGCCAATTCTATTGATAAAGGTGAAAATGCCATTAACTTTTATCCATTTGCACACAAGTGTTATGATTTTGAGGCACAAAAAGTGCTTGAAATTATCCAAAGCAACCCAACAAAAGAGATTGCTATTTTAGTTAGAAACCGTTCGCACCTAGGTAATATTGTGCCCGTTTTGAAGCGTGCCAATATTCAATTTGAGGCATTAAGAACATCCCCATTAAAGGAGGATTTATTTACCCGTGATTTGCTTAGTCTGACTCGAGCGCTTAAACATCTGGCTGATAAACTTGCCTGGTTAGCTATTTTAAGAGCGCCTTGGTGTGGATTGTTGTTAGAAGATCTGCTTGTATTGTCACAACAGGATGGGTGTGTTATTTTTGATTTAATTCAAGATGAGCAAGTTTTACAAGATTTGAGCGAGAACGGACAATTGCGTGTGCGAAATTTTGCTCATGTTTTACGTGATATTGTTAATCAACAATCTAGATTTAGTTTCACAAAGGTGCTTGAATTTGCGATTAACCAGTTAGCACCGCAGGATTCCTTATCCGTTAAACAATCTATGATTAAAGCTCAGTTTTTGCAAATTATTCATGATTGTGAGTCTGCGCAACAACTTGATATTGAAACCATTAATCAAATGTTAGGTGAGTTGTATGCGCCCAGTGTAAATGCACGAATTAAGCTAATGACCATCCATGAAGCTAAAGGTTTGGAGTTTGAATTGGTTATTATTCCTGGGCTGGGTAAAGCGCCACAAAATAACAAACCACCCATCATTCACTTGCAAGAATTTAGCAATCAGTCGTTATTATTGGCACCGATAAGGTCTTATACACAACTAGATGACAGCCATACTTACACCTATTTAAAGCATATTGCATTACAACAAAATAAGTTTGAAACGATGCGTTTATTGTACGTGGCAATGACACGTGCTAAGTTTGAAATTCATTTATTAGGAACGCTAAATAAAAGCAATCAAGCCAGTAGCAATACTTTTTTAAAACTATTGGCACCTATATTTCAGCATCAATTTGACAAGCTCAAACTATCAACCACTGAGGATAATCAACAACCCGTTCAAGCGCCAGAGTTGGTACGTTATATTAAGCCCTTAGAATATGATAATTTGCCTGATGAAAGTAAGGAAAAAATGGACTTTCAGCTTAGTGTTGATTTGCAATACAAAAGCTTGCTTGGCACTTTGTTGCATCAATATTATGAAGACGGGTTGTTTTCACCAGAAAAACAAAGTATAAGAGCAAGACTAATGGAGTGTGGTGTTGGTAATATGGACATTGACAGTCATATCGATTTTATTGTCAACATGCTTAATTTAACGAAACAAGACAAACACTTTTCTTGGTTGTTCAAACAAAGAACATCAACCCAAGTTGAGGCAGAGTTTATAAGTGACAAGTGTAGCGTTATTATTGATCGATTATTTATTGATGAAGATATTTTGTGGATTATTGATTTTAAAACCACAAGACAAACGAATGATGAATCAATAGCACAATTTATACAAAGTCAAAAAACCAAACATACGAAACAATTATTGTCCTATAAAGTGGTTTTATCAGCGTGTTATTCAATGGAAATAAAGTGCGCTTTGTATTGTCCAGCAGTGCAAGAATTGATTGAAATTGATTAG